Proteins found in one Sorghum bicolor cultivar BTx623 chromosome 1, Sorghum_bicolor_NCBIv3, whole genome shotgun sequence genomic segment:
- the LOC8065198 gene encoding folylpolyglutamate synthase isoform X1 has translation MRAGGGARPRHAPLSPTASATATLLVPASVAMPAPRLAHLRHLLLSQRSAPARSLAPNLGHPLPGPLHPSLLLARAMAGVAHAGLATGSTEYEEVLGCLSSLITQKVRADTGNRGNQWELMAKYVQILELEESIAQLKVVHVAGTKGKGSTCTFAESILRSCGFRTGLFTSPHLMDVRERFRLDGLDISEEKFIRYFWWCWNKLKDRIGDDVPMPAYFRFLALLAFKIFSDEQQVDVAVLEVGLGGKYDATNVVRAPVVCGVSSLGYDHMEILGSTLGEIAGEKAGILKKGVSAYTVPQPEEAMSVLVQRASELGVSLQVVQPLDPQKLEDQPLGLHGEHQYMNAGLAVALANTWLEREGHLNRIHVKHSGTLPDQFIKGLSSACLQGRAQIVPDPQVNSENNKDRDSSLVFYLDGAHSPESMEMCARWFAHITNNDGTQTCSLEQPHTDRDSRKFLLFNCMTVRDPQRLLPHLLDTCAQNGLHFEQALFVPNQSQYNKLGSLASPPSEREQIDLSWQLSLQKVWENLPNGNKGLNDANSGRTSSVFESLPLAIKWLRETAQQNQSIRFQVLVAGSLHLVGDVIRLLKK, from the exons ATGCGcgcgggcggcggcgcgcgccccAGACACGCACCCCTCTCCCCGACCGCCTCCGCCACTGCCACGCTGCTAGTACCCGCCTCCGTCGCCATGCCCGCGCCGCGCCTCGCGCACctccgccacctcctcctctcaCAACGCTCCGCCCCGGCCCGCTCGCTGGCCCCCAACCTAGGCCACCCGCTCCCCGGGCCGCTTCACCCGTCCCTTCTCCTCGCCCGTGCCATGGCTGGCGTCGCGCACGCAG GTCTGGCGACGGGGTCGACGGAATACGAGGAGGTGCTCGGGTGCCTCTCGTCGCTGATAACGCAGAAGGTGCGCGCGGACACCGGCAACCGCGGCAACCAGTGGGAGCTCATGGCCAAGTACGTGCAG ATACTTGAACTGGAGGAGTCCATCGCACAGTTGAAAGTGGTTCACGTTGCTGGGACCAAAGGAAAG GGTTCAACATGCACATTTGCTGAGTCAATCCTTCGATCATGTGGCTTCCGCACTGGGCTCTTCACTTCACCGCATTTGATGGATGTCCGCGAGCGATTTCGGCTTGATGG GCTGGACATTTCGGAAGAAAAGTTTATTAGGTATTTCTGGTGGTGCTGGAACAAATTGAAG GACAGGATTGGTGATGATGTACCAATGCCAGCCTACTTCAGGTTCCTTGCACTGCTAGCATTCAAGATCTTTTCAGATGAGCAG CAGGTGGATGTTGCGGTGCTCGAGGTTGGTTTGGGAGGGAAGTATGATGCAACGAATGTG GTCAGAGCACCTGTAGTTTGTGGAGTATCATCTCTTGGGTATGATCATATGGAAATTCTTG GAAGCACACTTGGAGAAATTGCTGGAGAGAAGGCTGGGATACTTAAG AAAGGAGTTTCGGCGTATACAGTTCCACAGCCAGAAGAGGCAATGTCTGTACTGGTGCAGCGAGCTTCTGAGTTGGGT GTTTCTCTTCAAGTAGTCCAGCCTTTGGACCCACAGAAATTAGAGGATCAACCCCTTGGACTCCATGGTGAACACCAATACATGAATGCAGGTCTTGCAGTTGCATTGGCTAATACCTGGCTTGAGAGGGAAGGCCATTTGAACAGAATACATGTCAAACATTCT GGTACCTTGCCAGATCAGTTCATCAAAGGGCTGTCAAGTGCTTGTCTGCAAGGTCGAGCACAGATTGTTCCAGATCCACAAGTGAACTCAGAAAACAATAAGGATCGTGATTCTTCACTGGTTTTCTATTTGGATGGGGCACATAGCCCAGAAAGCATGGAAATGTGTGCAAGATGGTTTGCCCACATTACAAATAATGATGGAACGCAGACATGTTCTTTGGAGCAGCCTCATACTGACAGGGATTCTAGGAAG TTTCTCCTTTTCAATTGCATGACTGTAAGAGATCCTCAGAGATTGCTCCCACATCTTCTGGATACATGTGCTCAAAATG GGCTCCACTTTGAGCAGGCCTTATTTGTGCCAAACCAATCACAGTACAACAAGCTTGGTTCCCTTGCATCCCCACCTTCAGAGCGTGAACAAATTGATTTGTCATGGCAGTTGTCACTCCAAAAGGTGTGGGAAAACCTGCCTAATGGCAATAAAG GTCTAAATGATGCAAACTCTGGCAGAACTAGCTCAGTTTTTGAATCTCTTCCGTTGGCAATTAAATGGCTAAGGGAAACTGCTCAACAAAACCAATCGATTCGATTTCAG GTCTTAGTTGCTGGCTCCCTGCACCTTGTTGGCGATGTCATAAGATTGCTCAAGAAGTAA
- the LOC8065198 gene encoding folylpolyglutamate synthase isoform X3, translating into MRAGGGARPRHAPLSPTASATATLLVPASVAMPAPRLAHLRHLLLSQRSAPARSLAPNLGHPLPGPLHPSLLLARAMAGVAHAGLATGSTEYEEVLGCLSSLITQKVRADTGNRGNQWELMAKYVQILELEESIAQLKVVHVAGTKGKGSTCTFAESILRSCGFRTGLFTSPHLMDVRERFRLDGLDISEEKFIRYFWWCWNKLKDRIGDDVPMPAYFRFLALLAFKIFSDEQVRAPVVCGVSSLGYDHMEILGSTLGEIAGEKAGILKKGVSAYTVPQPEEAMSVLVQRASELGVSLQVVQPLDPQKLEDQPLGLHGEHQYMNAGLAVALANTWLEREGHLNRIHVKHSGTLPDQFIKGLSSACLQGRAQIVPDPQVNSENNKDRDSSLVFYLDGAHSPESMEMCARWFAHITNNDGTQTCSLEQPHTDRDSRKFLLFNCMTVRDPQRLLPHLLDTCAQNGLHFEQALFVPNQSQYNKLGSLASPPSEREQIDLSWQLSLQKVWENLPNGNKGLNDANSGRTSSVFESLPLAIKWLRETAQQNQSIRFQVLVAGSLHLVGDVIRLLKK; encoded by the exons ATGCGcgcgggcggcggcgcgcgccccAGACACGCACCCCTCTCCCCGACCGCCTCCGCCACTGCCACGCTGCTAGTACCCGCCTCCGTCGCCATGCCCGCGCCGCGCCTCGCGCACctccgccacctcctcctctcaCAACGCTCCGCCCCGGCCCGCTCGCTGGCCCCCAACCTAGGCCACCCGCTCCCCGGGCCGCTTCACCCGTCCCTTCTCCTCGCCCGTGCCATGGCTGGCGTCGCGCACGCAG GTCTGGCGACGGGGTCGACGGAATACGAGGAGGTGCTCGGGTGCCTCTCGTCGCTGATAACGCAGAAGGTGCGCGCGGACACCGGCAACCGCGGCAACCAGTGGGAGCTCATGGCCAAGTACGTGCAG ATACTTGAACTGGAGGAGTCCATCGCACAGTTGAAAGTGGTTCACGTTGCTGGGACCAAAGGAAAG GGTTCAACATGCACATTTGCTGAGTCAATCCTTCGATCATGTGGCTTCCGCACTGGGCTCTTCACTTCACCGCATTTGATGGATGTCCGCGAGCGATTTCGGCTTGATGG GCTGGACATTTCGGAAGAAAAGTTTATTAGGTATTTCTGGTGGTGCTGGAACAAATTGAAG GACAGGATTGGTGATGATGTACCAATGCCAGCCTACTTCAGGTTCCTTGCACTGCTAGCATTCAAGATCTTTTCAGATGAGCAG GTCAGAGCACCTGTAGTTTGTGGAGTATCATCTCTTGGGTATGATCATATGGAAATTCTTG GAAGCACACTTGGAGAAATTGCTGGAGAGAAGGCTGGGATACTTAAG AAAGGAGTTTCGGCGTATACAGTTCCACAGCCAGAAGAGGCAATGTCTGTACTGGTGCAGCGAGCTTCTGAGTTGGGT GTTTCTCTTCAAGTAGTCCAGCCTTTGGACCCACAGAAATTAGAGGATCAACCCCTTGGACTCCATGGTGAACACCAATACATGAATGCAGGTCTTGCAGTTGCATTGGCTAATACCTGGCTTGAGAGGGAAGGCCATTTGAACAGAATACATGTCAAACATTCT GGTACCTTGCCAGATCAGTTCATCAAAGGGCTGTCAAGTGCTTGTCTGCAAGGTCGAGCACAGATTGTTCCAGATCCACAAGTGAACTCAGAAAACAATAAGGATCGTGATTCTTCACTGGTTTTCTATTTGGATGGGGCACATAGCCCAGAAAGCATGGAAATGTGTGCAAGATGGTTTGCCCACATTACAAATAATGATGGAACGCAGACATGTTCTTTGGAGCAGCCTCATACTGACAGGGATTCTAGGAAG TTTCTCCTTTTCAATTGCATGACTGTAAGAGATCCTCAGAGATTGCTCCCACATCTTCTGGATACATGTGCTCAAAATG GGCTCCACTTTGAGCAGGCCTTATTTGTGCCAAACCAATCACAGTACAACAAGCTTGGTTCCCTTGCATCCCCACCTTCAGAGCGTGAACAAATTGATTTGTCATGGCAGTTGTCACTCCAAAAGGTGTGGGAAAACCTGCCTAATGGCAATAAAG GTCTAAATGATGCAAACTCTGGCAGAACTAGCTCAGTTTTTGAATCTCTTCCGTTGGCAATTAAATGGCTAAGGGAAACTGCTCAACAAAACCAATCGATTCGATTTCAG GTCTTAGTTGCTGGCTCCCTGCACCTTGTTGGCGATGTCATAAGATTGCTCAAGAAGTAA
- the LOC8065198 gene encoding folylpolyglutamate synthase isoform X2, translating to MRAGGGARPRHAPLSPTASATATLLVPASVAMPAPRLAHLRHLLLSQRSAPARSLAPNLGHPLPGPLHPSLLLARAMAGVAHAGLATGSTEYEEVLGCLSSLITQKVRADTGNRGNQWELMAKYVQILELEESIAQLKVVHVAGTKGKGSTCTFAESILRSCGFRTGLFTSPHLMDVRERFRLDGLDISEEKFIRYFWWCWNKLKDRIGDDVPMPAYFRFLALLAFKIFSDEQVDVAVLEVGLGGKYDATNVVRAPVVCGVSSLGYDHMEILGSTLGEIAGEKAGILKKGVSAYTVPQPEEAMSVLVQRASELGVSLQVVQPLDPQKLEDQPLGLHGEHQYMNAGLAVALANTWLEREGHLNRIHVKHSGTLPDQFIKGLSSACLQGRAQIVPDPQVNSENNKDRDSSLVFYLDGAHSPESMEMCARWFAHITNNDGTQTCSLEQPHTDRDSRKFLLFNCMTVRDPQRLLPHLLDTCAQNGLHFEQALFVPNQSQYNKLGSLASPPSEREQIDLSWQLSLQKVWENLPNGNKGLNDANSGRTSSVFESLPLAIKWLRETAQQNQSIRFQVLVAGSLHLVGDVIRLLKK from the exons ATGCGcgcgggcggcggcgcgcgccccAGACACGCACCCCTCTCCCCGACCGCCTCCGCCACTGCCACGCTGCTAGTACCCGCCTCCGTCGCCATGCCCGCGCCGCGCCTCGCGCACctccgccacctcctcctctcaCAACGCTCCGCCCCGGCCCGCTCGCTGGCCCCCAACCTAGGCCACCCGCTCCCCGGGCCGCTTCACCCGTCCCTTCTCCTCGCCCGTGCCATGGCTGGCGTCGCGCACGCAG GTCTGGCGACGGGGTCGACGGAATACGAGGAGGTGCTCGGGTGCCTCTCGTCGCTGATAACGCAGAAGGTGCGCGCGGACACCGGCAACCGCGGCAACCAGTGGGAGCTCATGGCCAAGTACGTGCAG ATACTTGAACTGGAGGAGTCCATCGCACAGTTGAAAGTGGTTCACGTTGCTGGGACCAAAGGAAAG GGTTCAACATGCACATTTGCTGAGTCAATCCTTCGATCATGTGGCTTCCGCACTGGGCTCTTCACTTCACCGCATTTGATGGATGTCCGCGAGCGATTTCGGCTTGATGG GCTGGACATTTCGGAAGAAAAGTTTATTAGGTATTTCTGGTGGTGCTGGAACAAATTGAAG GACAGGATTGGTGATGATGTACCAATGCCAGCCTACTTCAGGTTCCTTGCACTGCTAGCATTCAAGATCTTTTCAGATGAGCAG GTGGATGTTGCGGTGCTCGAGGTTGGTTTGGGAGGGAAGTATGATGCAACGAATGTG GTCAGAGCACCTGTAGTTTGTGGAGTATCATCTCTTGGGTATGATCATATGGAAATTCTTG GAAGCACACTTGGAGAAATTGCTGGAGAGAAGGCTGGGATACTTAAG AAAGGAGTTTCGGCGTATACAGTTCCACAGCCAGAAGAGGCAATGTCTGTACTGGTGCAGCGAGCTTCTGAGTTGGGT GTTTCTCTTCAAGTAGTCCAGCCTTTGGACCCACAGAAATTAGAGGATCAACCCCTTGGACTCCATGGTGAACACCAATACATGAATGCAGGTCTTGCAGTTGCATTGGCTAATACCTGGCTTGAGAGGGAAGGCCATTTGAACAGAATACATGTCAAACATTCT GGTACCTTGCCAGATCAGTTCATCAAAGGGCTGTCAAGTGCTTGTCTGCAAGGTCGAGCACAGATTGTTCCAGATCCACAAGTGAACTCAGAAAACAATAAGGATCGTGATTCTTCACTGGTTTTCTATTTGGATGGGGCACATAGCCCAGAAAGCATGGAAATGTGTGCAAGATGGTTTGCCCACATTACAAATAATGATGGAACGCAGACATGTTCTTTGGAGCAGCCTCATACTGACAGGGATTCTAGGAAG TTTCTCCTTTTCAATTGCATGACTGTAAGAGATCCTCAGAGATTGCTCCCACATCTTCTGGATACATGTGCTCAAAATG GGCTCCACTTTGAGCAGGCCTTATTTGTGCCAAACCAATCACAGTACAACAAGCTTGGTTCCCTTGCATCCCCACCTTCAGAGCGTGAACAAATTGATTTGTCATGGCAGTTGTCACTCCAAAAGGTGTGGGAAAACCTGCCTAATGGCAATAAAG GTCTAAATGATGCAAACTCTGGCAGAACTAGCTCAGTTTTTGAATCTCTTCCGTTGGCAATTAAATGGCTAAGGGAAACTGCTCAACAAAACCAATCGATTCGATTTCAG GTCTTAGTTGCTGGCTCCCTGCACCTTGTTGGCGATGTCATAAGATTGCTCAAGAAGTAA